The Neosynechococcus sphagnicola sy1 region AACAATCACCACCGAGCGGGCATACCCCAGCATCATTGCCCCCTCTTCTGAGTCGATACTGTGAATCGGGCGATGGTCTCCGACCAGCCTTTGGCCATCGCCCGATTCACCTCTAGCCGTTGCCGTCCCTGCCGTTGCCCCCTTGCCAAAAGCACTGAAGAGAACATTGGTAAGGGAACGATTCATCGCCTTACACATAATGTCAGTCAAGATCAGTCCCGAGGCTCCGACCAAGGCTCCCGAAATGATCAGCATGTTGTTCATCAGGATGAACCCAGCCGCACTAGCGGCCAAACCTGAGTAAGAATTCAACAGGGAGACCACCACGGGCATATCAGCGCCCCCAATGGGAATCACAAACAGAACCCCCAAGAGCAGGGAAATGCTAACTAGTCCTAGAAAAATAGGGACATTCCCTGGACTGGCTAGCAAATAACCACTGCCGGCAAGAAAAATCACCACCAAGGCAATATTGAAGGGCTGTTGGAAGGGGAACGTCATCGGAGTGCCGCTGATCAGACCCTGTAATTTTGCAAAGGCAACCAGACTCCCGGTGAGGGTAATGCCGCCAATCAAGACTCCGAGAATCGTAGTCATCAGACTGTCAACGGGCAAGGCTTCGGGGGCACCCAAAGAATGCCAGAATTCACCGATCGCAACTAGAGCCGAAGCTGCACCGCCCAGGCCGTTGAGCAACCCCACCATCTGGGGCATATCGGTCATTTCTACTTTCTGAGCCATAAAGGTGCCGATGATTGAACCCAGGAGAATACTCACCAGGATCATTTCGTAGTTGAGCACCTGCTGATTCAGCAGTGTCGCCACAATGGCGATCAACATCCCAATGGCGGCCAAGAGATTCCCTCGGCGAGCGGTGGCGGGTGAACCTAATTTTTTCAAACCCAGGATGAACAAAGAGGCTGCTGCCAAGTAACTGAGTTCAATACCCGTAGGGAGAAAATCACTCATCCTCGCGACTCCTTCTTCTTAAACATTTGCAACATCCGATCCGTTACCAAAAAGCCACCGACCACGTTAATGGTTGCCAGAACCACTGCAATTAAGCCCAGGATGACGGTTAAGTT contains the following coding sequences:
- a CDS encoding NAD(P)(+) transhydrogenase (Re/Si-specific) subunit beta, with the protein product MSDFLPTGIELSYLAAASLFILGLKKLGSPATARRGNLLAAIGMLIAIVATLLNQQVLNYEMILVSILLGSIIGTFMAQKVEMTDMPQMVGLLNGLGGAASALVAIGEFWHSLGAPEALPVDSLMTTILGVLIGGITLTGSLVAFAKLQGLISGTPMTFPFQQPFNIALVVIFLAGSGYLLASPGNVPIFLGLVSISLLLGVLFVIPIGGADMPVVVSLLNSYSGLAASAAGFILMNNMLIISGALVGASGLILTDIMCKAMNRSLTNVLFSAFGKGATAGTATARGESGDGQRLVGDHRPIHSIDSEEGAMMLGYARSVVIVPGYGMAVAQAQHAVRELADQLERLGVEVKYAIHPVAGRMPGHMNVLLAEANVPYPQLHDMEDINPEFERTDVALVIGANDVVNPAARHDRSSPIYGMPILEVDKAHHTIVIKRGMSKGFAGVENELFFQDKTVMLFGSAKEMVAQLVSQVKQL